One Parafrankia irregularis DNA window includes the following coding sequences:
- a CDS encoding serine/threonine-protein kinase, with amino-acid sequence MISEPAWLRAWLGLALPGFRVDGLLGRGAFGVVFECADELGRQVAVKVVDPSAFSGGQDAQAEALREARLLASVNHPHIVGIHRAIPVNLSFEPRPGFEAPGTLRAPRPAGVAAPDLTVILIVMELLPGGTLGDRLIQGIRSPEWSCAVVLAVATALAAAHDRRVLHRDVKPANILFTEDGRPKLTDFGIARVLEDSGVHTLHPAGTPRYMAPEQFRTDPLYPSADVYALGLVAFELFNGRMTVSGVGPEAARSNHVSGVPEKVNRVIWTALAYAPSERHQNAREFAFELATAAAQSWGNAWLTRAGFQAFLETDIQAAALGYTAPVSDTPRPHRADPPIAPDSRMVRPGQRWSDSQPAGQPRTTGPAAEAATDGPFVEPPTGRPPAEPATGGPPVEPSTWALAERSPVGGPGVEPEPAGAVPTTPPATDDPPVTTVTTVTTVTTVTTGPPVTTGPPVTTGPPVIAGPPVTTGPLVARLRDGADPRAGMRGALVVFGLVALIAALVLLAVVVYR; translated from the coding sequence ATGATCTCCGAGCCGGCATGGTTACGTGCCTGGCTGGGTCTGGCGTTACCGGGATTCCGGGTCGACGGGCTGCTGGGCCGGGGAGCATTCGGTGTCGTCTTCGAGTGCGCCGACGAACTGGGCCGCCAGGTCGCCGTCAAGGTGGTGGATCCCAGTGCGTTCAGCGGCGGCCAGGACGCTCAGGCCGAGGCGCTGCGCGAGGCGAGACTGCTGGCCAGCGTCAACCACCCGCACATCGTCGGCATCCATCGCGCGATCCCGGTCAACCTCTCCTTTGAACCACGGCCGGGATTCGAGGCGCCTGGAACGCTCCGTGCCCCACGGCCGGCCGGGGTGGCCGCACCGGATCTGACCGTGATCCTCATCGTGATGGAGCTGCTGCCCGGCGGCACGCTGGGCGATCGCCTCATCCAGGGCATCCGGTCGCCCGAGTGGTCGTGCGCGGTTGTGCTGGCGGTGGCCACGGCACTCGCCGCGGCCCACGACCGCAGGGTCCTGCACCGGGACGTCAAACCGGCGAACATTCTGTTCACCGAGGACGGCCGACCGAAACTGACGGACTTCGGAATCGCGCGTGTCCTCGAGGACTCCGGGGTGCACACCCTGCATCCGGCCGGCACACCGCGATACATGGCTCCTGAGCAGTTCCGAACCGACCCGCTGTATCCGAGTGCGGACGTCTATGCGCTGGGTCTCGTCGCCTTCGAGCTGTTCAACGGCCGAATGACGGTTTCCGGGGTGGGCCCGGAAGCAGCCAGGTCGAACCATGTCAGCGGCGTCCCGGAGAAAGTCAACCGGGTGATCTGGACGGCGTTGGCCTACGCCCCGTCCGAGCGCCACCAGAACGCCCGGGAGTTCGCGTTCGAGCTCGCTACCGCGGCGGCGCAATCCTGGGGCAACGCCTGGCTGACCCGGGCCGGTTTTCAGGCCTTTCTTGAGACCGACATCCAGGCGGCGGCGCTTGGCTACACCGCCCCCGTCTCGGACACTCCCCGGCCGCACCGCGCCGACCCGCCGATCGCGCCGGATTCACGCATGGTGCGCCCTGGCCAGAGGTGGTCCGACAGCCAGCCAGCCGGTCAGCCCCGGACGACGGGACCGGCTGCCGAGGCCGCAACCGACGGACCGTTCGTCGAGCCGCCCACCGGTAGGCCGCCGGCCGAGCCCGCCACCGGCGGTCCGCCTGTCGAACCGTCCACCTGGGCGCTGGCCGAGCGGTCGCCCGTGGGTGGACCGGGCGTCGAACCCGAGCCGGCTGGTGCTGTGCCCACAACCCCGCCCGCTACCGATGATCCGCCCGTCACCACCGTCACCACCGTCACCACCGTCACCACCGTCACCACCGGCCCGCCGGTCACCACCGGCCCGCCGGTCACCACCGGCCCGCCGGTCATCGCCGGTCCGCCGGTCACCACGGGCCCGCTGGTGGCCCGCCTGCGCGATGGGGCGGATCCGCGGGCTGGCATGCGGGG
- a CDS encoding sensor histidine kinase, protein MRPNPGGTSGQTPRPDVPGSLLDEARRQPGGSGRLTAVPASGGGDRFRVLAVSRDPGQVLVVAVPYTAMDATLDDIWRIEVVASLVVAAATAALGYVVVRLGLRPLEQMERTADAIAAGDLTRRVANAGPRTEAGRLGRALNAMLAQIEAAFRQRENSENRLRRFVADASHELRTPLTSIQGYAEMFHRGVADRPEDLALAMRRIESEAARMSELVDDLLLLAGLDQGTRRRPEPVDLAAVVRDVVADARAVDPTRTITVEVAPLLEITGDEPRLRQAVGNLVRNALVHTPAGTPVEVEAVRSGDGWAVVTVADHGPGIAPEDVPHIFERFYRADAGRSREAGGTGLGLSIVDAVMRSHGGGADHSATPGGGSTFRLRIPQAPRPTP, encoded by the coding sequence GTGAGGCCGAACCCCGGCGGGACGTCGGGCCAGACACCACGCCCCGACGTCCCGGGGAGCCTGCTGGACGAGGCGCGGCGCCAGCCCGGCGGGTCCGGTCGGCTCACGGCCGTGCCCGCGTCCGGAGGCGGTGACCGATTCCGCGTGCTGGCGGTCTCCCGTGACCCTGGGCAGGTACTTGTCGTCGCTGTCCCCTACACGGCGATGGACGCGACTCTCGATGACATCTGGCGCATCGAGGTGGTGGCCAGTCTCGTCGTCGCCGCCGCCACGGCCGCGCTCGGATATGTCGTGGTCCGGCTGGGACTGCGGCCGCTGGAGCAGATGGAGCGCACGGCCGACGCGATCGCGGCCGGCGATCTGACCCGGCGGGTCGCGAATGCCGGTCCCCGTACCGAGGCGGGTCGGCTGGGACGCGCCCTCAACGCCATGCTGGCGCAGATCGAGGCGGCGTTCCGGCAGCGGGAGAACTCAGAGAACCGGCTGCGGCGGTTCGTGGCCGATGCCAGCCACGAGCTGCGCACGCCACTGACGTCGATCCAGGGGTACGCCGAGATGTTCCACCGGGGCGTCGCCGACCGTCCGGAGGATCTCGCCCTGGCGATGCGCCGGATCGAGAGCGAGGCCGCGCGGATGAGTGAGCTCGTCGACGACCTGCTCCTGCTGGCGGGCCTCGACCAGGGAACAAGGCGGCGGCCGGAACCGGTCGACCTCGCCGCCGTCGTCCGGGATGTCGTCGCCGACGCTCGTGCGGTCGATCCCACCCGCACGATCACCGTCGAGGTGGCGCCGCTGCTGGAGATCACCGGTGATGAGCCGCGGCTGCGCCAGGCGGTCGGCAACCTCGTCCGCAACGCGCTCGTGCATACGCCGGCCGGTACCCCGGTCGAGGTCGAGGCGGTCCGTTCCGGCGACGGCTGGGCGGTCGTGACCGTCGCCGATCACGGGCCGGGTATCGCGCCCGAGGACGTTCCCCACATCTTCGAGCGCTTCTATCGCGCCGATGCCGGGCGTTCGCGCGAAGCCGGCGGCACCGGACTCGGCCTGTCGATCGTCGACGCCGTGATGCGTTCCCACGGGGGTGGTGCGGACCATTCGGCCACGCCGGGCGGTGGTTCGACCTTCAGACTCCGGATACCGCAGGCACCCCGTCCCACACCGTAG
- a CDS encoding response regulator yields the protein MEQSATILVVDDEEPITDLVSMALRYEGYQVATASTGQAALTKVALCAPDLIVGS from the coding sequence ATGGAACAGAGCGCGACGATCCTCGTCGTCGACGACGAGGAGCCGATCACGGATCTGGTATCGATGGCGCTGCGCTACGAGGGGTACCAGGTGGCGACCGCGAGCACCGGCCAGGCGGCGCTCACCAAGGTCGCGCTCTGCGCTCCGGATCTGATCGTAGGATCATGA
- a CDS encoding FAD:protein FMN transferase → MGTVVSIAVRTELPPAVLDAAIDSAVACLHRADADFSTYRPDSWLSRLRRHEIELADCPGQLRDVLRLAELCRRRSAGSFDPAWRGDGTLDPTGLVKGWAADAASEVLTAAGAVDHCVNAAGDVRVRATVQRPWRVGVADPLAAGRLVAVVEAAEIAVATSGTAERGAHIVCPATGLPASDLASATVVGPDLALADGYATAAVAAGPQAVDFLAELEPAGWAWLLVSSTGAIRRSGAFPGAVAMGAGQGPRALPGVPGVPG, encoded by the coding sequence ATGGGCACGGTGGTGAGCATCGCCGTGCGTACCGAACTGCCGCCGGCGGTGCTGGACGCGGCGATCGACAGCGCCGTCGCATGCCTGCACCGGGCCGACGCGGACTTCAGCACCTACCGCCCCGACTCGTGGCTCTCCCGCCTGCGGCGCCATGAGATCGAGCTCGCGGACTGCCCCGGCCAGCTGCGGGACGTCCTGCGCCTGGCCGAGCTCTGTCGACGACGTTCGGCGGGCAGCTTCGACCCGGCCTGGCGGGGCGACGGCACCCTCGACCCGACGGGCCTGGTGAAGGGATGGGCGGCGGACGCGGCCTCGGAGGTGCTGACCGCGGCGGGCGCTGTCGACCACTGCGTCAACGCCGCCGGGGATGTCCGGGTCCGCGCCACGGTCCAGCGGCCCTGGCGGGTCGGGGTCGCCGATCCCCTCGCCGCGGGCCGTCTCGTGGCGGTGGTCGAGGCCGCCGAGATCGCGGTCGCGACATCCGGAACCGCCGAGCGGGGTGCCCACATCGTCTGCCCCGCCACCGGCTTGCCGGCCAGCGATCTGGCGTCGGCCACGGTGGTGGGGCCGGACCTGGCGCTCGCCGACGGCTACGCGACCGCGGCTGTGGCGGCAGGGCCGCAGGCGGTGGATTTCCTGGCCGAGCTGGAGCCGGCGGGCTGGGCGTGGCTGCTGGTCAGCAGCACAGGCGCGATCCGCCGCAGCGGCGCCTTCCCGGGGGCTGTCGCGATGGGCGCAGGCCAGGGCCCGCGGGCGCTGCCTGGGGTGCCTGGAGTGCCTGGATGA
- a CDS encoding FMN-binding protein: MTRSGSDHGRAQGPGHWLGGRLGLAGLFGAVVLVVGAKAVTGAPPAPSAAIATMPGSTAAAGSTGSVGVDGAGGSGSSGAGEPDSSTGTGTGTGTGTGDTSVTTVTGDSVGTRFGPVQVRVDLRNGQITDVVALALPDQNGRDRRINAEAVPILRQAVLDAQSAAVDTVSGATYTSVGYLRSVQSALDQAGIGD; the protein is encoded by the coding sequence ATGACTCGGTCTGGAAGTGATCACGGCCGGGCGCAGGGCCCAGGCCACTGGCTCGGCGGGCGCCTCGGGCTCGCCGGGCTGTTCGGGGCGGTCGTGCTGGTGGTCGGCGCCAAGGCGGTGACGGGCGCCCCGCCGGCCCCGTCGGCGGCGATCGCGACCATGCCGGGCTCGACCGCCGCCGCGGGCTCGACCGGATCCGTGGGAGTGGACGGGGCCGGGGGGAGCGGTTCCTCGGGAGCGGGTGAGCCGGACAGCTCGACCGGCACCGGCACCGGCACTGGTACCGGCACCGGGGACACGTCGGTGACGACTGTCACCGGTGATTCGGTCGGCACCCGCTTCGGCCCGGTGCAGGTGCGGGTCGACCTGCGGAACGGGCAGATCACGGACGTCGTCGCGCTGGCCCTGCCCGACCAGAACGGGCGGGACCGGCGGATCAACGCCGAGGCGGTCCCGATCCTGCGCCAGGCGGTCCTCGACGCCCAGAGCGCCGCGGTCGACACGGTGTCCGGGGCGACCTACACCAGCGTGGGCTACCTGCGTTCGGTCCAGTCGGCGCTGGACCAGGCCGGTATCGGTGACTAG
- a CDS encoding ferredoxin reductase family protein, whose amino-acid sequence MPTTHPPARPGHAVPAVDGGGAPPAGSARGSRPASGWLAGGHRSAASRAVRLGLVLGGVAVLGMWWFDTAAGDVAGAGEVLTAMGDVSGLLAAYLVLVQLLLMARVPALERAVGFDRLAAWHRTFGTNVVLLVVGHVLLTVWGLGLVEHHQPLSELVSVVMTYPDMWKATIGTVGLVAVGVASGRTARARMSYEAWYLLHLTAYLAVALAFFHQIATGPDFVGRPLNRALWIAFYVVVAACLVVWRLGWPLLGFARHRMVVERVVPEAPGVVSVEIGGRDLDRLGVAAGQFLLWRFLTPGHWLTAHAYSVSAPPSPHRLRITVKDAGDHSGALARLRPGIPVLAEGPFGHFTADQVTTPGALLVGAGSGIGPVRALAEELVRRGVDVTVIYRANRVEALALAGELNALAEAGRLTFHRVVGSRRELGYDPLEPRFLAAAVPDVARRVVFVCGPPGLVTSLSHALRQLGVPAVRIHHEEFSLR is encoded by the coding sequence ATGCCCACGACCCATCCGCCCGCCAGGCCCGGCCACGCTGTTCCCGCGGTCGACGGCGGGGGAGCGCCGCCCGCAGGAAGCGCGCGCGGTTCGCGGCCGGCCTCCGGGTGGCTGGCGGGTGGGCACCGGTCGGCCGCCTCCCGTGCCGTTCGGCTCGGGCTGGTTCTCGGCGGGGTCGCGGTGCTCGGCATGTGGTGGTTCGACACCGCGGCGGGTGACGTCGCCGGCGCCGGCGAGGTCCTCACCGCCATGGGGGACGTGTCGGGGCTCCTCGCCGCCTACCTGGTTCTCGTGCAGCTCCTGCTGATGGCCCGGGTGCCCGCGCTGGAACGGGCCGTCGGCTTCGACCGGCTGGCGGCCTGGCACCGCACATTCGGGACGAACGTCGTCCTGCTCGTGGTCGGGCATGTCCTGCTGACCGTGTGGGGACTCGGGCTCGTCGAGCATCATCAGCCGCTGTCGGAGCTCGTCTCGGTGGTCATGACCTACCCGGACATGTGGAAGGCGACGATCGGCACCGTCGGGCTCGTCGCGGTCGGGGTGGCCAGCGGGCGGACGGCCCGCGCCAGGATGTCCTACGAGGCCTGGTACCTGCTGCATCTGACCGCCTACCTGGCCGTCGCGCTGGCGTTCTTCCACCAGATCGCGACCGGCCCGGACTTCGTCGGCCGGCCACTCAACCGGGCGTTGTGGATCGCGTTCTACGTGGTGGTCGCGGCCTGCCTGGTCGTCTGGCGGCTGGGCTGGCCGCTGCTGGGCTTCGCCCGGCACCGGATGGTGGTCGAGCGAGTGGTGCCCGAAGCGCCTGGGGTTGTCTCGGTCGAGATCGGTGGCCGGGATCTCGACCGCCTCGGCGTGGCCGCCGGGCAGTTCCTGCTCTGGCGGTTCCTCACCCCGGGCCACTGGCTCACCGCGCACGCCTACTCGGTGTCCGCGCCGCCGTCGCCGCACCGGCTGCGCATCACGGTGAAGGACGCCGGGGACCACTCGGGCGCCCTCGCCCGGCTGCGGCCCGGCATCCCGGTGCTGGCGGAGGGGCCGTTCGGCCACTTCACCGCCGATCAGGTCACGACCCCCGGAGCCCTGCTCGTGGGTGCCGGCAGCGGGATCGGGCCGGTACGCGCCCTCGCCGAGGAACTGGTCCGGCGCGGCGTCGACGTCACGGTGATCTACCGGGCCAACCGGGTGGAGGCCCTCGCGCTCGCCGGGGAGCTGAACGCGCTCGCGGAGGCCGGGCGGCTGACCTTCCACCGGGTCGTCGGAAGCCGCCGCGAGCTGGGCTACGACCCGCTCGAGCCGCGATTCCTGGCGGCCGCGGTGCCGGACGTCGCGCGGCGGGTGGTCTTCGTGTGCGGCCCGCCGGGCCTGGTCACCTCGTTGTCGCACGCACTGCGCCAGCTCGGCGTTCCCGCCGTCCGCATCCATCACGAGGAGTTCAGCCTCCGATGA
- the gabT gene encoding 4-aminobutyrate--2-oxoglutarate transaminase, whose product MDIPQHRLLVTGVPGPRSLRLAARRAAAVAFGVGSTMPVFAAHAGGGVLVDVDGNQFIDLGSGIAVTTVGASAPRVVAAVQEQVAAFTHTCFMVTPYEGYVAVAEALNRLTPGRHEKRTALFNSGAEAVENAVKIARSATGRPGIAVFDHAYHGRTNLTMAMTAKETPYKQGFGPFAGEVVRAPLSYPFRDGPAVDGPAAAIRAIDEIRRQAAAEDLAALVIEPIQGEGGFIEPAPGFLPALASWCRANGVVFVADEVQTGFARTGAMFACEHEGVVPDLVVTAKGIAGGLPLSAVTGRADLMDAPQVGGLGGTYGGNPLACAAALAAIETVEAGELVARAAAIGDLMTTRLRGLRAADPRVGDVRGRGAMIAVELVEPGTTTPDPALARAVAAAAHQQGVIVLTCGTDGNVLRLLPPLSISDDLLTEGLDVLAGSLAATSPLCPARPV is encoded by the coding sequence ATGGACATCCCGCAGCACCGGCTCCTGGTCACGGGCGTTCCGGGACCGCGATCACTTCGCCTGGCCGCCCGCAGGGCCGCCGCGGTGGCGTTCGGTGTCGGCTCGACGATGCCGGTCTTCGCCGCACACGCCGGCGGTGGGGTGCTGGTCGACGTCGATGGCAACCAGTTCATCGACCTGGGTTCCGGGATCGCTGTGACGACGGTCGGGGCCAGCGCCCCGCGGGTCGTGGCCGCCGTGCAGGAGCAGGTGGCGGCGTTCACCCACACCTGCTTCATGGTCACGCCGTATGAGGGCTATGTCGCGGTGGCCGAGGCGCTCAACCGCCTGACTCCGGGGCGGCACGAGAAGCGGACGGCGCTGTTCAACTCCGGCGCCGAGGCGGTGGAGAACGCCGTCAAGATCGCTCGCTCGGCCACCGGCCGGCCTGGGATCGCGGTCTTCGACCACGCCTACCACGGCCGGACGAACCTGACGATGGCGATGACGGCGAAGGAGACGCCCTACAAGCAGGGGTTCGGCCCGTTCGCGGGCGAGGTCGTGCGGGCGCCCCTGTCGTACCCGTTCCGGGACGGTCCGGCGGTCGACGGCCCGGCCGCGGCGATCCGGGCGATCGACGAGATCAGGCGGCAGGCCGCTGCCGAGGACCTCGCGGCGCTGGTGATCGAGCCGATCCAGGGCGAGGGCGGTTTCATCGAACCGGCACCTGGATTCCTGCCGGCGCTGGCGTCCTGGTGCCGGGCGAACGGCGTCGTCTTCGTCGCCGACGAGGTGCAGACCGGCTTCGCGAGGACGGGCGCGATGTTCGCCTGCGAGCACGAGGGCGTCGTCCCCGATCTCGTCGTCACAGCCAAGGGGATTGCCGGCGGGCTGCCGCTTTCCGCGGTGACCGGTCGTGCCGACCTCATGGACGCGCCGCAGGTCGGCGGGCTGGGCGGGACGTACGGCGGCAACCCGCTGGCGTGCGCGGCGGCACTCGCCGCCATCGAGACGGTCGAGGCAGGGGAGCTCGTCGCCCGCGCCGCGGCGATCGGCGATCTGATGACAACGCGGCTGCGTGGGTTGCGGGCGGCGGATCCGCGGGTCGGGGACGTGCGCGGGCGAGGCGCGATGATCGCCGTCGAGCTCGTCGAACCGGGCACGACGACACCGGACCCGGCGCTGGCCCGTGCCGTCGCGGCGGCGGCGCATCAGCAGGGTGTGATCGTGCTGACCTGCGGCACCGACGGCAACGTGCTGCGCCTGCTGCCGCCCCTGTCGATCAGCGACGACCTGCTCACCGAGGGCCTGGACGTCCTGGCCGGCTCGCTGGCGGCGACGTCGCCACTGTGCCCCGCCCGGCCCGTGTGA
- a CDS encoding LysR family transcriptional regulator yields MDDRREGTGEGPMELRTVRYFVATVDAGSVSAAAAAVRVTQPALSRQLRQLERELGVDLFERSGGRLTLSPIGRALLPLARELLDRADALRLAATLHASGRLERITIGAPATTLADVVAPFITTLTAGDPTPAILTADRLTTTETLAIGAELAIGTATVRPPYRALPLAVLPVWAYVPPAHPWAGRTAVSLGELLEQPLVVPPETFTAREALDTAVAAAGLTYADLTEASDGTVAQALAAAGRGVAVVSDDPRFKLTPTAILADSSPPRVRLLAAWDTRHPAAGTLAAIAARLARYIVDRYGPDTAPATTRAPREQTKVRRGEHGPAVRSPFATPETD; encoded by the coding sequence ATGGATGATCGGCGCGAAGGAACGGGTGAGGGCCCGATGGAGCTGCGGACGGTCCGGTACTTCGTGGCGACCGTCGACGCGGGATCGGTCAGCGCGGCCGCCGCGGCAGTGCGGGTGACACAGCCGGCGCTGTCCCGCCAGCTGCGCCAGCTGGAACGGGAGCTCGGCGTCGACCTGTTCGAACGCTCCGGCGGGCGGCTCACCCTCTCCCCCATCGGGCGGGCGCTGCTGCCGCTCGCCCGCGAGCTGCTCGACCGCGCCGACGCACTCCGGCTCGCCGCCACGCTCCATGCCTCCGGCCGTCTCGAACGGATCACGATCGGCGCCCCGGCCACGACCCTCGCCGACGTCGTCGCACCGTTCATCACGACCCTGACCGCGGGCGACCCGACACCGGCGATCCTCACCGCGGACAGGCTGACCACCACCGAGACCCTGGCCATCGGCGCCGAGCTCGCGATCGGCACCGCGACCGTCCGGCCGCCGTACCGCGCGCTGCCGCTGGCGGTGCTGCCGGTGTGGGCGTACGTCCCGCCAGCGCATCCGTGGGCCGGTCGCACGGCGGTGTCGCTCGGCGAACTCCTCGAACAACCGCTGGTCGTCCCGCCGGAGACGTTCACCGCCAGGGAGGCGCTTGACACGGCGGTGGCCGCCGCGGGGCTCACCTACGCCGATCTGACCGAGGCCAGCGACGGAACCGTGGCCCAGGCCCTGGCCGCCGCGGGCCGCGGCGTAGCGGTCGTCTCCGACGATCCGCGTTTCAAGCTCACGCCCACAGCGATCCTGGCTGACAGCTCACCGCCGCGGGTCCGGCTGCTCGCGGCCTGGGACACCCGCCACCCAGCAGCAGGGACCCTGGCGGCAATCGCCGCCCGCCTGGCCCGCTACATCGTCGACCGCTACGGCCCCGACACCGCCCCCGCCACCACCCGGGCACCGCGCGAGCAGACGAAAGTCCGCCGTGGGGAACACGGGCCCGCTGTGCGGAGCCCTTTCGCTACACCCGAAACGGATTGA
- a CDS encoding EcsC family protein translates to MATEGGKAEAAGLADEGGLAVRAVGQLLHTAIAGAGPFKGAAAVAEEIRAKAADPEAAIDRLIALHLRLAAASGALTGLGGLVTMPITIPAGLSGYYLVAGRLVGGVAHLRGYDLDSEEVHTALLLTMVGGGAATQILRETGIELGRRSAVAAVRRVSGKTLIEINKKVGFRLFTKAGTTGVINLGKMVPFVGAPIGATTDLISMRAVAAFARSSFPPVSEPDADDTPAASEAEGEGSGLSARPVAVDLDEPRVRGVAQIKRLNPFRV, encoded by the coding sequence GTGGCTACTGAGGGCGGGAAGGCCGAGGCCGCCGGATTGGCGGACGAGGGCGGCCTGGCGGTCAGGGCTGTTGGTCAGTTACTGCACACCGCGATCGCGGGCGCGGGGCCATTCAAGGGCGCTGCCGCGGTCGCAGAAGAGATCCGGGCCAAAGCGGCGGACCCGGAGGCGGCGATCGATCGGCTGATCGCGCTTCACCTCAGGCTGGCCGCTGCCAGCGGCGCCCTCACCGGGCTCGGTGGCCTGGTCACCATGCCGATCACAATCCCTGCGGGCCTCAGCGGCTACTACCTGGTCGCGGGAAGGCTCGTGGGCGGCGTCGCCCACCTGCGTGGCTACGACCTCGACTCGGAAGAGGTCCACACAGCACTGCTGCTGACCATGGTGGGGGGCGGTGCGGCGACTCAGATTCTGCGGGAAACGGGCATCGAGCTCGGTCGGCGGAGTGCCGTTGCCGCGGTCAGACGAGTGTCCGGCAAGACTCTGATCGAGATCAACAAGAAGGTTGGCTTCAGGCTCTTCACCAAGGCCGGAACCACCGGAGTCATCAACCTTGGCAAGATGGTGCCGTTCGTCGGCGCGCCGATCGGTGCTACCACCGACCTGATTTCCATGCGCGCGGTGGCCGCCTTCGCCAGGTCGAGCTTCCCGCCCGTTTCTGAGCCTGATGCCGATGACACCCCAGCAGCATCAGAGGCTGAGGGCGAAGGAAGCGGGCTTTCCGCGAGGCCGGTCGCCGTTGACCTGGATGAGCCGCGTGTACGTGGTGTCGCGCAGATCAAGCGCCTCAATCCGTTTCGGGTGTAG